From candidate division TA06 bacterium, one genomic window encodes:
- a CDS encoding DUF559 domain-containing protein, translating into MIRNQRYTQIKLAVAKQLRREMTVAEKCFWNAVKGNKVNGLHFRRQQIIDGFIADFYCDKIKLVVEIDGGVHEKQKDYDAERDRIIKTHGLTVWRFKNEEVMNNIEQALGKIRTL; encoded by the coding sequence ATGATCCGTAATCAGCGCTATACCCAAATAAAACTTGCCGTAGCCAAGCAGCTTCGCCGGGAAATGACCGTGGCTGAGAAATGTTTTTGGAATGCGGTTAAAGGAAATAAAGTTAACGGCTTGCATTTCCGGCGGCAGCAGATAATAGATGGCTTTATTGCCGATTTCTATTGCGATAAAATAAAGTTGGTAGTGGAAATAGACGGCGGGGTTCATGAAAAACAGAAAGACTACGATGCCGAGCGGGATCGTATAATCAAAACACACGGGTTAACAGTATGGCGTTTTAAAAACGAAGAAGTTATGAATAATATTGAACAAGCGCTTGGGAAAATAAGAACTTTATGA